The Halomonas sp. 7T genome contains a region encoding:
- a CDS encoding ABC transporter substrate-binding protein, with product MRSIMKPALAACLSALVFSAANANNPVVVSSKIDTEGAVLGELIIQTLERNNIETQDRLQLGGTSVVRSALQAGEVDLYPEYTGNGAFFFDMTDSPVWNDAANAYQAVKERDAEQGLVWLQPASANNTWAMSIRQDVAEANSLITLDDLAAYLAGDGEFKFAASAEFVESPQALPAFQEAYDFELRDDQLLVLSGGNTAATMRAAAQQTSGVNGAMTYGTDGGLSALGLVVLEDSKGVQPVYQPAPVVREEVLEAYPQMEALLNDIFATLDLVTLQKLNADVAVNGLSPDKVASDYLDSLDD from the coding sequence ATGCGCTCTATCATGAAACCTGCACTTGCGGCCTGTTTGTCAGCTCTGGTTTTTTCAGCAGCTAATGCCAATAATCCCGTGGTTGTCTCTTCAAAGATTGATACCGAGGGCGCGGTTCTGGGTGAGTTGATCATCCAAACATTAGAACGCAACAATATTGAGACTCAAGACCGTTTGCAGTTAGGGGGCACCAGTGTGGTGCGTAGCGCCCTTCAAGCGGGGGAAGTTGATCTTTACCCAGAATATACCGGTAACGGTGCATTTTTCTTTGATATGACCGATAGCCCGGTGTGGAATGATGCTGCTAATGCTTACCAAGCGGTAAAAGAACGGGATGCAGAGCAAGGACTTGTGTGGCTGCAGCCCGCGAGTGCCAACAACACCTGGGCAATGAGCATTCGACAAGATGTGGCTGAAGCCAACAGCTTAATCACTCTGGATGATTTAGCTGCCTATCTTGCAGGGGATGGCGAATTTAAATTCGCAGCCAGTGCCGAGTTTGTCGAGTCGCCCCAGGCATTACCCGCTTTTCAAGAAGCTTACGATTTTGAGCTAAGAGACGACCAATTACTCGTGCTATCTGGCGGCAATACCGCCGCGACAATGCGCGCAGCGGCGCAGCAAACCAGCGGCGTTAATGGTGCCATGACGTACGGCACTGATGGCGGTCTTAGTGCATTAGGCCTCGTGGTGCTAGAGGATTCCAAAGGTGTTCAGCCAGTGTATCAACCAGCGCCTGTGGTACGTGAAGAGGTTTTGGAGGCCTACCCACAGATGGAGGCACTGCTAAACGATATTTTTGCTACGCTGGATCTTGTTACCCTACAAAAACTTAACGCCGATGTGGCTGTGAACGGCCTCTCGCCAGATAAGGTAGCCAGTGACTATCTTGATAGCCTGGATGACTAA
- a CDS encoding protein kinase domain-containing protein, whose protein sequence is MSQAPLQQFYIPEEQSVYLLSHHDARKLKDWVALCKTQLAQLGYTGIELVGKGAYGFVFAGSALEQGAPAHDLPTHHAFNQHVFNHYVFKFSRITLPMHLQERLEEEAFMLDQVAHPLIPKLVAYQRTRGQSILVMERAPGWNLEQVSLKEGRLSPRLIIRIAVQLADILKSLRREAGPNARPVVHGDIKPSNLVFDPSTEKIALIDWGSSVFAQLDEKLQFVGANVMELMSDNLQQTNARLGDVYFIGEEQLNGALSSPRFDEQGVAGTLYALASAQSCRFGHRAIPASALGLPMEFARILDGMLDPDPQVRRRAGDYFLSAMPRLGRAVMIDLPVALQSPLVPVWARPAYQEIDTVVYSSRKAFLREANAQETLNDVNDVQLDRYYKQFMQGMGETEKAFLASVSRLGRYPVVGGLAVRWEREGVYIDSSLNLHDPALKPAFIEAVNNMVHLARAIHRQGIFKSCLFNARQTLHLERASAHEAFHCEPDMQIHYELSAVPEMEDRTRQHSYFEDGPDPEELLVLPNRIIQILKQLNEIHHTGMIIFEALPQHLKIHSYYRLLDPSREQEFCSLLARMLESVSQIEGLGVSGFMKMPYKDTRFFTHLERQPEHYYPKNPRAFLKKHP, encoded by the coding sequence ATGTCTCAGGCACCGCTTCAGCAGTTTTATATACCCGAAGAGCAGTCGGTATATCTGCTAAGCCACCATGATGCGCGGAAGCTTAAAGATTGGGTGGCGCTGTGCAAGACACAGCTCGCCCAACTGGGTTATACGGGAATTGAGCTTGTTGGCAAAGGAGCCTATGGGTTTGTGTTTGCGGGCAGTGCGCTTGAACAAGGCGCACCTGCTCATGATCTCCCTACCCATCATGCCTTTAACCAGCATGTCTTTAATCACTACGTCTTTAAGTTTTCGCGTATTACTCTACCTATGCACCTGCAAGAGCGCCTTGAGGAAGAGGCGTTCATGCTTGACCAAGTCGCCCACCCTCTTATCCCTAAATTAGTGGCCTATCAGCGTACTCGCGGCCAATCGATTCTGGTGATGGAGCGCGCCCCCGGCTGGAACCTTGAGCAAGTGTCGTTAAAAGAGGGCAGACTATCCCCGCGGCTGATTATTCGAATTGCCGTTCAGTTAGCGGATATCCTGAAATCGCTTCGTCGTGAAGCGGGGCCCAATGCTCGCCCCGTCGTGCACGGTGATATAAAACCTTCCAATTTAGTCTTTGATCCCTCAACCGAGAAAATTGCGTTGATTGACTGGGGCTCCTCAGTGTTTGCGCAGTTGGATGAAAAGCTCCAATTTGTAGGCGCTAATGTCATGGAGCTGATGTCGGATAACTTACAGCAAACCAATGCGCGTTTAGGTGATGTCTACTTTATTGGTGAGGAGCAGCTTAATGGCGCGCTCTCATCGCCACGCTTTGATGAGCAAGGTGTTGCGGGCACGCTTTACGCACTTGCTTCCGCCCAATCATGCCGCTTTGGCCATCGTGCCATCCCGGCAAGCGCTCTGGGATTACCGATGGAGTTTGCTCGCATCTTGGATGGCATGCTGGATCCTGATCCTCAGGTGCGTCGTCGCGCGGGGGACTATTTTTTAAGCGCGATGCCCCGCCTCGGCAGGGCGGTCATGATTGACCTGCCGGTAGCTCTTCAATCGCCCCTTGTGCCTGTCTGGGCGCGCCCTGCGTATCAAGAGATAGATACGGTCGTATACAGCTCACGCAAAGCCTTTCTCCGTGAGGCCAATGCGCAGGAAACGCTTAACGACGTCAATGATGTACAGCTGGACCGCTACTACAAACAGTTTATGCAGGGGATGGGAGAGACCGAAAAAGCCTTTCTGGCCTCGGTGAGCCGCTTGGGAAGGTACCCCGTCGTGGGCGGCTTAGCAGTGCGCTGGGAGCGAGAAGGCGTTTATATTGACTCCTCTCTTAACCTGCATGACCCAGCGTTAAAGCCTGCTTTTATTGAAGCGGTTAATAACATGGTGCACTTGGCACGTGCTATTCATCGCCAGGGAATTTTTAAAAGCTGCTTATTTAATGCGCGCCAAACGCTGCATCTAGAGCGCGCCAGTGCCCATGAGGCATTTCATTGCGAGCCGGATATGCAGATCCATTATGAGCTAAGTGCGGTTCCAGAAATGGAGGACCGTACGCGTCAGCATAGCTACTTTGAAGATGGCCCCGACCCGGAAGAGCTACTGGTGTTGCCTAACCGCATTATTCAAATACTTAAGCAGCTCAACGAGATTCACCATACTGGGATGATTATTTTTGAAGCGCTGCCTCAGCACCTCAAAATCCATAGCTATTACCGGCTGCTTGACCCCAGCCGCGAGCAAGAATTTTGCAGCTTGCTGGCAAGGATGCTGGAGTCAGTCAGTCAGATCGAAGGGCTTGGTGTGTCTGGATTTATGAAAATGCCCTATAAAGACACACGCTTTTTTACCCACCTTGAGCGCCAGCCAGAGCATTATTACCCCAAGAACCCCCGTGCATTTCTAAAAAAGCATCCATAA
- a CDS encoding ABC transporter permease translates to MPLNNALPIPTKLHRRIAPPNTVLLSLGVAMLAVIWLLSPVSVAPNRIVPGTSYHLLDAIGWFGALLISLLISALCVLALRTTQAYYWAMLALVVVMLLLMPFGFIVASHWLVNPELPQARVSVGAASWSLLFILLLCLVELRLRLGLSRLSTTLLLSFVGVIWWLCTSSWLQDLALVQEFQARDQQFWRATRQHLQLVSTAVGVSVVAGLLLAMLMRRYTKLQKITFSLLNFLQTIPSIALFGLLLAPLAWAAANIPFLAKLGVSGIGTAPALIALIAYSLLPMVRNTYTALEEVSSDTLEAAKAMGMRSSQRFWQVRLPLALPVVLEGLRITTVQAVGLTAVAALIGAGGLGTFIFQGLGQAAMDMVLLGALPILLLALIVDAGIGALAEALRPGGHE, encoded by the coding sequence ATGCCATTAAACAATGCACTGCCCATCCCGACCAAGCTGCACCGGCGTATAGCGCCCCCTAATACGGTGTTGTTGAGCTTGGGCGTAGCGATGTTGGCCGTTATATGGCTGTTAAGCCCCGTCAGCGTAGCGCCTAACCGAATTGTGCCCGGCACTTCTTATCATCTGTTGGATGCCATCGGGTGGTTCGGCGCACTGCTGATTTCGCTATTAATCAGTGCACTATGCGTTTTAGCGTTACGAACAACGCAGGCTTATTATTGGGCAATGCTGGCGCTGGTCGTCGTAATGCTGTTGCTCATGCCATTCGGTTTTATTGTTGCCAGTCATTGGCTAGTAAATCCTGAGCTACCTCAGGCACGCGTCAGCGTTGGTGCCGCATCCTGGTCCCTGCTATTTATTCTGCTGCTCTGTTTGGTCGAGCTGCGCCTTCGGCTGGGATTGTCTCGCTTGAGTACGACGCTACTATTAAGTTTTGTCGGCGTTATATGGTGGTTATGTACATCATCATGGCTGCAGGATTTAGCCTTGGTGCAGGAGTTCCAGGCCCGCGATCAGCAGTTTTGGCGCGCCACACGTCAGCATCTCCAATTAGTTAGTACGGCCGTCGGGGTAAGCGTGGTGGCAGGTTTACTGCTGGCCATGCTCATGCGGCGCTATACAAAACTGCAAAAAATCACTTTTTCACTGCTCAATTTTCTACAAACCATCCCTAGTATTGCGCTGTTTGGATTGCTGCTAGCGCCGTTGGCCTGGGCGGCGGCAAATATTCCTTTTTTGGCAAAGCTAGGTGTCAGTGGAATTGGTACGGCACCTGCGTTAATTGCACTCATTGCCTACAGTTTGCTGCCGATGGTACGTAATACGTATACCGCGTTAGAGGAAGTCAGTAGCGACACCTTGGAAGCCGCCAAAGCGATGGGGATGCGCAGCAGTCAGCGTTTTTGGCAGGTCCGCCTTCCTCTAGCCTTGCCGGTAGTGCTAGAGGGTTTACGTATTACAACGGTCCAAGCAGTCGGCTTAACCGCAGTGGCTGCTTTGATTGGAGCGGGGGGGCTGGGTACCTTTATTTTCCAGGGCTTAGGCCAGGCTGCAATGGACATGGTGCTACTCGGTGCACTGCCTATTCTACTGTTGGCGTTGATCGTCGATGCAGGCATAGGGGCGTTGGCAGAAGCGCTTCGCCCCGGAGGTCATGAATGA
- a CDS encoding alpha-ketoacid dehydrogenase subunit beta: MPTMNMLQAINNALDIAMAEDEKVICFGEDVGVFGGVFRATSHLQDKYGKARCFNTPLVEQGIIGFANGLAAQGSVPVAEIQFADYIFPAFDQIVNETAKFRYRSGDLFNVGGLTIRTPYGGGISGGLYHSQSPEAYFTHTPGLKVVVPRNPYQAKGLLLAAIRDPDPVLFLEPKRLYRAAVGDVPEEDYQLPIGEAEIVKDGSDITLVGWGAQMEVIGKAAELAEEQGISCEVIDLRSLLPWDEDTVAESVFKTGRLIVSHEAPLTGGFAGEIAATIQERCFLYLESPIARVTGLDTPFPLVLEKEYLPDHLKIFEAIRESVNF, encoded by the coding sequence ATGCCTACTATGAATATGTTACAGGCGATTAATAACGCCCTAGATATCGCCATGGCCGAAGATGAAAAAGTGATTTGCTTTGGTGAAGACGTGGGTGTGTTTGGTGGCGTTTTTCGAGCCACCAGTCATCTACAGGACAAGTACGGCAAAGCACGCTGCTTCAACACGCCGCTGGTGGAGCAGGGCATTATTGGGTTTGCCAACGGATTAGCGGCTCAAGGCTCCGTGCCGGTGGCAGAGATTCAGTTTGCCGACTATATCTTCCCCGCATTTGACCAAATTGTTAATGAAACGGCCAAATTCCGCTATCGCTCTGGGGATCTGTTTAACGTCGGCGGTTTAACCATTCGTACCCCCTATGGCGGTGGGATTTCAGGCGGGCTGTATCATTCACAGTCGCCAGAAGCCTACTTCACCCATACGCCGGGCCTAAAAGTGGTGGTGCCCCGTAACCCCTACCAAGCGAAAGGGTTGTTATTGGCAGCCATACGCGACCCTGATCCGGTACTTTTTCTTGAGCCTAAGCGACTTTACCGCGCCGCGGTGGGCGATGTGCCAGAAGAGGATTACCAACTGCCCATTGGCGAAGCGGAGATCGTAAAAGATGGCAGTGATATTACATTAGTGGGCTGGGGCGCACAGATGGAAGTGATAGGTAAAGCCGCTGAACTTGCTGAAGAGCAGGGCATTTCCTGCGAAGTGATTGACCTGCGGTCCCTGCTCCCCTGGGATGAAGACACGGTAGCAGAATCTGTGTTTAAAACTGGCCGCCTAATTGTGAGCCATGAAGCCCCGCTCACGGGTGGCTTTGCCGGAGAAATTGCTGCAACCATTCAAGAGCGCTGTTTTCTCTATCTGGAATCGCCCATTGCACGGGTGACCGGGCTGGATACGCCATTCCCGCTAGTGCTGGAAAAAGAGTATTTGCCCGATCACTTAAAAATTTTTGAAGCGATTCGCGAAAGCGTTAACTTTTAG
- a CDS encoding ABC transporter permease, whose product MLISCRTPSSSSASHRWVLPLIWGALLAAAVLTMPYMESVFRWLEPDARQVIYQRAEFYTLLGRHLLVVGVAAVFTIFMGVFAGIAVTRQRGQDFLPLVGQLASLGQTFPPVAVLALAVPTLGFGTLPIIVALMLYGLLPIVRNTLAGFKGVDADVKQAALAMGMTPWQVLRRVELPLAAPVILAGIRTSVTINIATAALGATVGASNLGDPIIAGIVNNNMAYVVQGAFLIALLALTVDSFFDVYQKKLRSRLSAS is encoded by the coding sequence ATGCTTATTAGTTGTCGCACGCCATCCTCGTCAAGCGCTAGCCATCGTTGGGTACTACCACTTATATGGGGTGCACTGTTAGCCGCCGCCGTGCTGACTATGCCCTACATGGAGAGCGTATTCCGCTGGCTAGAGCCTGATGCGCGGCAAGTGATCTATCAGCGTGCGGAGTTTTATACTCTTCTGGGTCGCCACTTACTGGTAGTGGGTGTTGCGGCGGTGTTCACGATTTTTATGGGGGTGTTCGCAGGCATTGCTGTCACCCGGCAGCGAGGGCAGGACTTTTTACCGTTAGTAGGGCAGTTGGCGTCCCTAGGGCAGACGTTTCCACCCGTTGCCGTACTCGCACTCGCGGTTCCCACGCTTGGGTTTGGTACGCTGCCGATTATAGTGGCGCTTATGCTATACGGGCTGCTGCCGATCGTACGTAATACCTTAGCTGGCTTTAAAGGGGTAGACGCTGATGTTAAACAGGCGGCATTAGCCATGGGCATGACGCCCTGGCAGGTGCTGCGCCGTGTTGAGCTGCCATTAGCAGCACCGGTGATCTTAGCCGGTATTCGAACCTCGGTAACCATTAATATTGCCACTGCCGCGCTGGGTGCGACGGTAGGTGCCAGTAATTTGGGCGACCCTATCATTGCCGGTATTGTGAATAACAACATGGCCTATGTCGTGCAGGGGGCTTTTCTGATTGCACTCCTAGCGTTGACGGTCGATAGCTTCTTTGATGTTTACCAAAAAAAGCTGCGTTCCCGCCTTTCTGCGTCTTAA
- a CDS encoding 2-oxo acid dehydrogenase subunit E2, whose protein sequence is MSDFMLPDIGEGIVECEVVEWRVAEGDLIEEDQPIVEVMTDKALVEITAPESGVVTKLYVPQGQVAKVHAPLYAYEANSEAAGAQEKEKGADTVETPKTSQQAQPSNQPSTATSSQADKGATTEKGPLGKVPASPAVRRLVREHELQLTDIAGSGKDGRVLKEDVLAHLDQAAPVPSPASPVTGQAARNEPQAPRVEPLRGVRAVMAKRMVESATTIPHFHYGEEIDVTELLALRERLKPQVEALGERLTLMPFFMKAMALAVTQEPIVNAQLNAAGDELHYFAQCNIGMAVDSKAGLLVPNVKGVETLTLLDIAREVGRLTTSAREGRVDQADLKGGTISISNIGALGGTYAAPIINAPEAAIVAIGKTQWLPRFDEQGAVQRRAIMTITWAGDHRFIDGGTIARFCNAWKGFLEAPETMLLHLG, encoded by the coding sequence ATGAGCGATTTTATGCTGCCGGATATCGGCGAAGGCATCGTTGAGTGCGAAGTCGTTGAATGGCGCGTTGCAGAAGGCGATCTTATTGAAGAAGACCAGCCCATTGTTGAAGTGATGACCGATAAAGCGCTGGTAGAGATTACCGCACCAGAATCAGGTGTAGTGACCAAGCTCTATGTACCTCAAGGCCAAGTTGCCAAAGTGCATGCACCGCTTTATGCCTATGAAGCAAACAGTGAGGCAGCGGGCGCGCAAGAAAAAGAGAAGGGTGCTGATACAGTTGAAACGCCCAAGACAAGTCAGCAGGCGCAGCCCTCGAATCAGCCTTCTACAGCAACGTCTTCGCAGGCTGACAAGGGCGCTACTACAGAGAAAGGCCCCTTGGGCAAAGTGCCTGCTAGCCCAGCAGTACGTCGTTTAGTGCGTGAACACGAATTGCAATTAACCGATATTGCGGGCAGCGGTAAAGATGGTCGGGTTCTAAAAGAAGATGTGCTGGCGCATCTTGATCAAGCGGCACCCGTGCCCTCACCAGCAAGCCCTGTCACTGGTCAGGCGGCGCGAAACGAACCACAGGCACCGAGAGTTGAGCCGCTGCGCGGCGTCCGGGCGGTGATGGCCAAGCGCATGGTTGAGTCTGCCACGACGATTCCTCACTTCCATTACGGTGAAGAAATCGATGTCACCGAGCTTCTAGCGCTTCGTGAGCGCTTAAAGCCTCAGGTAGAAGCATTGGGCGAGCGTCTGACGTTGATGCCTTTCTTTATGAAAGCGATGGCGCTGGCAGTGACTCAAGAACCAATTGTTAATGCCCAGCTTAATGCCGCAGGCGATGAGTTACACTACTTTGCCCAGTGCAACATTGGCATGGCGGTAGACAGTAAGGCGGGCCTGCTGGTGCCTAACGTCAAGGGCGTTGAAACGCTAACACTGCTGGATATTGCCCGTGAAGTAGGGCGGTTAACCACCTCGGCGAGAGAAGGCCGTGTGGACCAAGCTGACCTCAAAGGCGGCACCATCAGTATTTCTAATATTGGCGCATTAGGCGGCACTTACGCAGCGCCGATTATTAATGCGCCTGAAGCAGCGATTGTGGCGATTGGTAAAACCCAATGGCTGCCGCGCTTTGATGAGCAGGGGGCTGTACAGCGCCGAGCAATTATGACCATTACCTGGGCGGGGGATCATCGCTTTATTGATGGTGGTACTATCGCGCGCTTCTGCAACGCCTGGAAAGGCTTTTTAGAAGCGCCGGAAACCATGCTGCTGCATTTAGGCTAG
- a CDS encoding ABC transporter ATP-binding protein, giving the protein MIELSHVSKHFGEETAVDNISLQVAKGKFCALVGTSGCGKSTTLRMINRLIEHSEGDILLDGQAIQSYDPVKLRRRIGYVIQSTGLFPHWTVARNIGLVPRLLKWPRDKVIARVEELMGVLGLPIEEFSHKYPHQLSGGQAQRVGVARALAANPDILLMDEPFGALDPITREKLQDEMAKLQARLHKTVVFVTHDMDEALKLADHLVVMRNGRIVQQGTPLALLQHPEDPFVDSLLGGLERGLKQAALTRVKDHMTSLGQSLPAQSRVPGEYSLRQALSMMLRDHSDRLTVVDQQDMPIGELSLRKIVKEAQIDKVSVRDAY; this is encoded by the coding sequence ATGATAGAACTATCCCACGTATCAAAGCACTTTGGCGAAGAGACTGCTGTTGATAACATATCGCTGCAGGTTGCCAAGGGAAAGTTCTGTGCGCTGGTCGGTACGTCTGGCTGTGGTAAATCCACCACCTTACGCATGATTAATCGCCTTATTGAACATAGTGAAGGCGATATCTTGCTGGACGGTCAGGCTATTCAGAGTTACGACCCTGTTAAGCTTCGTCGCCGGATTGGCTATGTGATTCAAAGCACGGGGCTCTTTCCTCACTGGACGGTGGCGCGCAACATTGGCTTGGTTCCTAGACTGTTAAAGTGGCCGCGCGATAAAGTTATTGCGCGGGTAGAAGAGTTAATGGGTGTTTTAGGCTTGCCGATAGAGGAGTTTTCTCACAAATACCCTCATCAGCTGTCGGGTGGCCAAGCTCAGCGGGTTGGCGTTGCGCGAGCGCTCGCCGCTAATCCTGATATTTTATTAATGGACGAGCCGTTTGGTGCTTTGGATCCTATCACTCGGGAAAAGCTCCAAGATGAAATGGCCAAGCTCCAGGCTCGGCTTCATAAAACGGTGGTATTCGTCACTCACGATATGGATGAAGCGCTAAAGCTTGCTGATCATTTAGTCGTCATGCGCAATGGTCGCATTGTTCAACAGGGAACGCCGTTGGCGTTATTGCAGCATCCGGAAGACCCCTTTGTCGATTCATTGCTCGGAGGCCTTGAGCGAGGCCTTAAGCAGGCAGCGCTGACCCGCGTGAAAGATCACATGACCTCCCTAGGGCAAAGCTTGCCAGCACAGTCGCGTGTGCCTGGAGAGTACTCACTGCGTCAAGCACTTTCCATGATGCTGCGTGACCACAGTGACCGGTTAACCGTTGTTGATCAGCAGGATATGCCGATTGGTGAGCTATCGTTGCGAAAAATTGTTAAAGAAGCCCAGATCGATAAGGTGAGCGTACGCGATGCTTATTAG
- a CDS encoding thiamine pyrophosphate-dependent dehydrogenase E1 component subunit alpha: MTQYVHQPAFLTGDEFSIDTFSLLDPEGELYEGASEPALERDHARRLYQAMLATRILDERMLAAQRQGRLSFYMQCTGEEAAVVGATAALNDADMIMAQYREQGALMYRGFTIDEFMNQLFGNELDYGKGRQMPIHYGSRKLHYMTISSPLATQIPQATGYAYGQKLAGDGHCTLTFFGEGAASEGDFHAALNMASVHQVPVIFFCRNNGYAISTPAIEQFAADGIAPRAFGYHMHVIRVDGNDALAVFEATTQARKIAVEKNQPVLIEAMSYRLAAHSSSDDPSGYRSKDEEEIWRAKDPLLRLKKWLVKKGWWSEEEEAAQQESLRKEVLDTLKRAEKRSPPPLESLISDVYADVTPALQRQLDQLKRHIRRYPDAYPKGAKSLDLDVDTATDAQGDA; the protein is encoded by the coding sequence ATGACACAGTATGTACATCAGCCGGCATTTTTGACCGGTGACGAGTTTTCCATCGATACCTTTAGTTTGCTCGACCCAGAGGGAGAGCTTTATGAAGGTGCCAGCGAGCCAGCCCTTGAGCGAGACCATGCAAGGCGGCTCTATCAAGCGATGCTGGCAACCCGCATTCTAGATGAGCGTATGCTAGCGGCACAGCGTCAGGGGCGGTTAAGTTTCTACATGCAGTGCACCGGTGAAGAGGCTGCTGTTGTTGGAGCAACCGCCGCGCTTAACGACGCTGATATGATTATGGCGCAATACCGCGAGCAGGGCGCCCTCATGTATCGTGGCTTCACCATTGACGAGTTCATGAACCAGCTTTTCGGCAATGAGCTGGATTATGGCAAAGGTCGGCAAATGCCGATCCACTATGGCTCGCGCAAACTGCATTACATGACCATTTCTTCTCCCTTGGCGACGCAAATTCCACAGGCGACAGGCTATGCTTACGGCCAAAAACTGGCGGGAGATGGCCACTGCACACTGACCTTTTTTGGTGAAGGTGCTGCCTCTGAAGGTGATTTCCACGCTGCGCTGAATATGGCCTCGGTACACCAAGTGCCGGTTATTTTCTTCTGCCGCAACAATGGCTACGCCATTTCAACCCCTGCAATAGAGCAGTTTGCTGCCGACGGTATCGCGCCTAGGGCGTTCGGCTATCACATGCATGTCATTCGCGTAGACGGTAACGATGCGCTCGCGGTCTTTGAAGCGACTACTCAAGCTCGCAAAATTGCTGTAGAGAAAAACCAGCCGGTGTTGATCGAAGCAATGTCCTACCGTCTTGCTGCACACTCTTCTTCTGATGATCCTTCGGGTTATCGCTCAAAGGACGAAGAAGAGATCTGGCGCGCAAAAGACCCGCTGTTACGTCTAAAGAAGTGGCTTGTTAAGAAAGGCTGGTGGAGCGAGGAAGAGGAAGCCGCTCAGCAGGAGAGTCTACGAAAAGAGGTTCTGGACACCCTGAAGCGTGCGGAAAAGCGATCACCGCCGCCACTTGAATCCTTAATTAGTGATGTTTATGCCGACGTCACCCCCGCGTTACAGCGCCAGCTAGACCAGCTCAAGCGCCATATTCGCCGCTATCCAGACGCGTACCCAAAAGGTGCCAAGTCACTTGATCTCGACGTTGATACGGCCACTGATGCCCAGGGGGATGCGTAA
- a CDS encoding ABC-type transport auxiliary lipoprotein family protein yields MSFPQSLNVAALTAILLSLGGCSILPESEPSTLYRLPASTPATMPETASPALPIRLGVATPEAGHLLSSNRIVVYPERNVVNVYEGSRWHEDAPDMLRARLIAGLQQRQLFTSVGSDRLPNDLLLLSELRHFQSEYDTNPPTVKLQLDVQLVGDQDPRRIKATSFSTRAQASSVEIADVVDAFGEASDVLTEQLATWLVEQAPDL; encoded by the coding sequence ATGAGCTTTCCCCAATCCCTTAACGTTGCCGCACTAACAGCTATTTTGCTATCGCTTGGTGGCTGCTCAATACTGCCTGAAAGCGAGCCTTCAACACTCTACCGGCTGCCAGCTTCTACGCCCGCAACAATGCCAGAGACAGCGTCGCCAGCACTGCCTATACGGCTTGGGGTGGCCACGCCTGAAGCGGGTCATTTACTAAGCAGCAATCGCATTGTGGTATACCCGGAACGCAACGTGGTCAATGTTTACGAAGGTTCACGCTGGCACGAAGATGCGCCTGATATGCTGCGAGCACGGCTGATCGCTGGTTTACAACAACGCCAGCTGTTTACGAGCGTAGGCAGTGACCGCCTTCCCAATGATCTACTGCTACTCAGTGAACTGCGCCATTTTCAGAGTGAGTACGACACCAACCCGCCCACTGTAAAACTGCAGCTAGATGTTCAGCTTGTTGGCGATCAAGACCCTCGTCGTATCAAAGCCACCAGTTTTTCAACCCGTGCCCAGGCCAGCAGCGTTGAAATAGCGGATGTGGTGGATGCCTTTGGCGAGGCAAGCGATGTGCTCACCGAACAGCTGGCGACATGGCTTGTCGAGCAAGCGCCTGATTTGTGA